Proteins co-encoded in one Capsicum annuum cultivar UCD-10X-F1 chromosome 9, UCD10Xv1.1, whole genome shotgun sequence genomic window:
- the LOC107842678 gene encoding uncharacterized protein LOC107842678 isoform X2, which translates to MGQYRGSKDGGSVKKQEIVLPSPSPSPSMSLLSSSSSDISSNANVLDIGAESWAKAEKVTENILQKVQPTAESDHRRRAVTDYIQRLFRNFLGCEVFPYGSVPLKTYLPDGDIDLTTFGGTNFEDALANDMVSILEAEDQNKAAEFIVKDVQLIRAEVDRLIGKDHLFKRSIILIKTWCYYESRILGAHHGLISTYALETLVLYIFHFFHATLDGPLAVLYKFLDYFSKFDWENYCVSLTGPVRISSLPESVAEMPVSNGGDLLLSNDFVRYCLEMFSVPPKAGDSNSRTFLHKYLNIIDPLKETNNLGRSVSKGNFYRIRSAFNYGATKLESILLQSEDSIAEELYKFFPNTMDRHDSGERPDVQDPSSSFCLASPAPNIEPSQIEQGKSELCFASDGGTHRISKLNPDGSSCREDRHQKGNTEAHQSVLPLKAESHGNGSSVGYRLLGDAADLASSIENGLSISTDMPDLTDSSSKKCQSSQGMPCYAPHLFFANSLLCNGEMKNEISHMKQFGNSEKSVSSSGSSPPTSNEGKNFTVHGLEQTVLDVKEAVSSIPKPYSCSGGDHLNWDLASTDGSRIPLKALSDLSGDYDNYFNSLQYGLRCYEYALIVPALPVPPAPPSPYHIKYSWEAAQLPSYMERNGFSHGSTNGVIPSQAFCTINPMLMHGMPYALEEMPKQRGTGTYFPNLDRPPQGYRPSVVKGRHQAGLRSPRTNGRATFTEMHTLERSFHEQPQSESSADQSNVHPLLSPHGRGHRSMTGLVLQAEGVVEFGSVGLVPLGTSISQKSRQNAVSSPTQQSSPVSPIPAMQRSNSVFSKDLDRVTFKSSYHLKDDDDFPPLSF; encoded by the exons ATGGGCCAGTATAGAGGATCTAAAGACGGCGGTTCAGTAAAGAAGCAGGAGATAGTATTACCATCGCCGTCGCCGTCGCCATCGATGTCCTTGTTGTCGTCTTCTTCATCAGATATATCGTCAAACGCAAATGTTTTGGATATTGGAGCTGAAAGTTGGGCGAAGGCGGAGAAAGTGACGGAGAACATTCTTCAGAAAGTCCAGCCCACTGCTGAATCGGACCACCGGAGACGAGCTGTAACTGACTATATTCAGAGGCTGTTCCGAAATTTTCTTGGTTGTGAG GTATTCCCTTACGGCTCTGTCCCATTAAAGACCTACCTTCCTGATGGAGATATTGATTTGACCACATTTGGTGGAACAAATTTTGAGGATGCTTTGGCTAATGATATGGTATCTATACTTGAAGCAGAAGATCAAAATAAGGCTGCTGAATTCATTGTTAAAGATGTGCAGTTGATTCGTGCTGAG GTTGATCGCCTCATTGGAAAAGATCATCTATTTAAGCGAAGCATTATCTTGATAAAAACTTGGTGCTATTATGAAAGCCGGATTCTTGGTGCTCATCACGGCTTGATTTCTACTTATGCCTTAGAAACTCTGGTTCTGTACATCTTTCACTTTTTTCACGCCACATTAGATGGCCCCTTAGCA GTTCTATATAAATTTTTGGACTACTTCAGCAAGTTTGATTGGGAAAACTATTGTGTTAGTCTTACTGGGCCTGTTCGCATATCCTCTTTACCAGAATCTGTTG CTGAGATGCCTGTAAGTAATGGTGGTGATTTACTGCTCAGCAATGATTTTGTTAGATATTGTCTTGAGATGTTTTCAGTGCCTCCTAAAGCTGGTGATTCGAATTCCCGGACATTTCTGCACAAGTATCTTAACATAATTGATCCTCTAAAGGAAACTAATAATCTTGGTCGGAGTGTTAGTAAAG GGAATTTCTACCGGATACGAAGTGCATTCAATTATGGGGCTACAAAGCTGGAAAGCATACTTCTACAATCCGAAGATAGTATTGCGGAGGAACTTTATAAGTTTTTCCCCAACACTATGGATCGGCATGATAGCGGAGAGAGGCCTGATGTTCAAGATCCGAGCAGTAGCTTCTGTCTTGCATCTCCTGCTCCAAATATTGAGCCATCACAAATAGAGCAGGGAAAATCTGAATTATGTTTTGCCAGTGATGGTGGAACACATAGAATTAGCAAGCTCAATCCTGATGGATCTTCTTgcagagaagatagacatcagaAGGGCAATACAGAGGCACATCAATCTGTGCTGCCGTTGAAGGCAGAGAGTCATGGAAACGGGAGCTCAGTGGGTTACCGTCTTTTGGGTGATGCAGCAGATCTTGCCAGCTCTATTGAGAATGGCCTTTCAATATCTACTGATATGCCTGATCTTACTGATTCAAGCAGCAAGAAGTGCCAATCAAGTCAGGGTATGCCTTGCTATGCACCTCATCTATTTTTTGCCAACTCCCTGTTGTGCAATGGGgagatgaaaaatgagatttcccATATGAAACAGTTTGGCAACTCTGAGAAGAGTGTTTCATCATCTGGGTCCTCGCCGCCTACCTCTAATGAGGGAAAGAATTTTACTGTCCATGGCTTGGAGCAGACTGTATTGGATGTTAAAGAAGCTGTCTCTTCTATTCCAAAACCATATAGTTGCTCTGGAGGAGATCATTTGAATTGGGATTTGGCATCAACAGATGGTTCCAGAATTCCTTTGAAAGCTTTGTCCGATCTAAGTGGGGACTACGACAATTACTTCAACAGTTTGCAGTATGGACTCAGGTGTTATGAATATGCCTTGATTGTTCCTGCTCTGCCTGTACCTCCAGCACCACCATCTCCATATCACATCAAGTACTCATGGGAAGCTGCTCAGCTGCCGTCATATATGGAAAGGAATGGATTTTCTCATGGGAGTACGAATGGTGTTATACCAAGTCAAGCATTCTGCACCATTAATCCAATGTTAATGCATGGTATGCCTTATGCCTTGGAAGAGATGCCAAAGCAACGGGGAACTGGGACATACTTCCCGAACTTG GATCGTCCTCCACAAGGTTATAGACCTTCAGTGGTGAAGGGTAGACATCAGGCAGGATTGAGATCTCCCCGAACTAATGGCCGCGCGACTTTCACAGAGATGCACACACTTGAGAGAAGCTTCCATGAGCAGCCGCAGTCTGAATCTTCTGCTGATCAGAGTAATGTCCATCCTTTATTGTCCCCTCATGGGAGGGGACACCGTAGCATGACTGGTCTGGTTTTACAGGCCGAGGGAGTGGTTGAATTTGGTTCTGTTGGCTTGGTGCCTTTGGGAACGAGCATATCTCAAAAGAGTAGGCAAAATGCTGTTTCTTCTCCTACTCAGCAGTCCAGCCCAGTATCTCCAATACCAGCAATGCAGAGGTCAAATTCTGTTTTTAGTAAGGATCTTGATAG GGTCACCTTCAAATCATCATACCATctaaaagatgatgatgatttcCCTCCTTTGTCTTTCTGA
- the LOC107842678 gene encoding uncharacterized protein LOC107842678 isoform X3, whose translation MGQYRGSKDGGSVKKQEIVLPSPSPSPSMSLLSSSSSDISSNANVLDIGAESWAKAEKVTENILQKVQPTAESDHRRRAVTDYIQRLFRNFLGCEVFPYGSVPLKTYLPDGDIDLTTFGGTNFEDALANDMVSILEAEDQNKAAEFIVKDVQLIRAEVKLVKCIVQNIVVDISLNQIGGLCTLCFLEQVDRLIGKDHLFKRSIILIKTWCYYESRILGAHHGLISTYALETLVLYIFHFFHATLDGPLAVLYKFLDYFSKFDWENYCVSLTGPVRISSLPESVAEMPVSNGGDLLLSNDFVRYCLEMFSVPPKAGDSNSRTFLHKYLNIIDPLKETNNLGRSVSKGNFYRIRSAFNYGATKLESILLQSEDSIAEELYKFFPNTMDRHDSGERPDVQDPSSSFCLASPAPNIEPSQIEQGKSELCFASDGGTHRISKLNPDGSSCREDRHQKGNTEAHQSVLPLKAESHGNGSSVGYRLLGDAADLASSIENGLSISTDMPDLTDSSSKKCQSSQGMPCYAPHLFFANSLLCNGEMKNEISHMKQFGNSEKSVSSSGSSPPTSNEGKNFTVHGLEQTVLDVKEAVSSIPKPYSCSGGDHLNWDLASTDGSRIPLKALSDLSGDYDNYFNSLQYGLRCYEYALIVPALPVPPAPPSPYHIKYSWEAAQLPSYMERNGFSHGSTNGVIPSQAFCTINPMLMHGSSSTRL comes from the exons ATGGGCCAGTATAGAGGATCTAAAGACGGCGGTTCAGTAAAGAAGCAGGAGATAGTATTACCATCGCCGTCGCCGTCGCCATCGATGTCCTTGTTGTCGTCTTCTTCATCAGATATATCGTCAAACGCAAATGTTTTGGATATTGGAGCTGAAAGTTGGGCGAAGGCGGAGAAAGTGACGGAGAACATTCTTCAGAAAGTCCAGCCCACTGCTGAATCGGACCACCGGAGACGAGCTGTAACTGACTATATTCAGAGGCTGTTCCGAAATTTTCTTGGTTGTGAG GTATTCCCTTACGGCTCTGTCCCATTAAAGACCTACCTTCCTGATGGAGATATTGATTTGACCACATTTGGTGGAACAAATTTTGAGGATGCTTTGGCTAATGATATGGTATCTATACTTGAAGCAGAAGATCAAAATAAGGCTGCTGAATTCATTGTTAAAGATGTGCAGTTGATTCGTGCTGAG GTTAAGCTTGTAAAATGCATTGTGCAGaacattgttgttgatatttCCTTAAACCAAATAGGCGGTCTTTGTACTCTCTGCTTTCTTGAGCAG GTTGATCGCCTCATTGGAAAAGATCATCTATTTAAGCGAAGCATTATCTTGATAAAAACTTGGTGCTATTATGAAAGCCGGATTCTTGGTGCTCATCACGGCTTGATTTCTACTTATGCCTTAGAAACTCTGGTTCTGTACATCTTTCACTTTTTTCACGCCACATTAGATGGCCCCTTAGCA GTTCTATATAAATTTTTGGACTACTTCAGCAAGTTTGATTGGGAAAACTATTGTGTTAGTCTTACTGGGCCTGTTCGCATATCCTCTTTACCAGAATCTGTTG CTGAGATGCCTGTAAGTAATGGTGGTGATTTACTGCTCAGCAATGATTTTGTTAGATATTGTCTTGAGATGTTTTCAGTGCCTCCTAAAGCTGGTGATTCGAATTCCCGGACATTTCTGCACAAGTATCTTAACATAATTGATCCTCTAAAGGAAACTAATAATCTTGGTCGGAGTGTTAGTAAAG GGAATTTCTACCGGATACGAAGTGCATTCAATTATGGGGCTACAAAGCTGGAAAGCATACTTCTACAATCCGAAGATAGTATTGCGGAGGAACTTTATAAGTTTTTCCCCAACACTATGGATCGGCATGATAGCGGAGAGAGGCCTGATGTTCAAGATCCGAGCAGTAGCTTCTGTCTTGCATCTCCTGCTCCAAATATTGAGCCATCACAAATAGAGCAGGGAAAATCTGAATTATGTTTTGCCAGTGATGGTGGAACACATAGAATTAGCAAGCTCAATCCTGATGGATCTTCTTgcagagaagatagacatcagaAGGGCAATACAGAGGCACATCAATCTGTGCTGCCGTTGAAGGCAGAGAGTCATGGAAACGGGAGCTCAGTGGGTTACCGTCTTTTGGGTGATGCAGCAGATCTTGCCAGCTCTATTGAGAATGGCCTTTCAATATCTACTGATATGCCTGATCTTACTGATTCAAGCAGCAAGAAGTGCCAATCAAGTCAGGGTATGCCTTGCTATGCACCTCATCTATTTTTTGCCAACTCCCTGTTGTGCAATGGGgagatgaaaaatgagatttcccATATGAAACAGTTTGGCAACTCTGAGAAGAGTGTTTCATCATCTGGGTCCTCGCCGCCTACCTCTAATGAGGGAAAGAATTTTACTGTCCATGGCTTGGAGCAGACTGTATTGGATGTTAAAGAAGCTGTCTCTTCTATTCCAAAACCATATAGTTGCTCTGGAGGAGATCATTTGAATTGGGATTTGGCATCAACAGATGGTTCCAGAATTCCTTTGAAAGCTTTGTCCGATCTAAGTGGGGACTACGACAATTACTTCAACAGTTTGCAGTATGGACTCAGGTGTTATGAATATGCCTTGATTGTTCCTGCTCTGCCTGTACCTCCAGCACCACCATCTCCATATCACATCAAGTACTCATGGGAAGCTGCTCAGCTGCCGTCATATATGGAAAGGAATGGATTTTCTCATGGGAGTACGAATGGTGTTATACCAAGTCAAGCATTCTGCACCATTAATCCAATGTTAATGCATG GATCGTCCTCCACAAGGTTATAG
- the LOC107842678 gene encoding uncharacterized protein LOC107842678 isoform X1: MGQYRGSKDGGSVKKQEIVLPSPSPSPSMSLLSSSSSDISSNANVLDIGAESWAKAEKVTENILQKVQPTAESDHRRRAVTDYIQRLFRNFLGCEVFPYGSVPLKTYLPDGDIDLTTFGGTNFEDALANDMVSILEAEDQNKAAEFIVKDVQLIRAEVKLVKCIVQNIVVDISLNQIGGLCTLCFLEQVDRLIGKDHLFKRSIILIKTWCYYESRILGAHHGLISTYALETLVLYIFHFFHATLDGPLAVLYKFLDYFSKFDWENYCVSLTGPVRISSLPESVAEMPVSNGGDLLLSNDFVRYCLEMFSVPPKAGDSNSRTFLHKYLNIIDPLKETNNLGRSVSKGNFYRIRSAFNYGATKLESILLQSEDSIAEELYKFFPNTMDRHDSGERPDVQDPSSSFCLASPAPNIEPSQIEQGKSELCFASDGGTHRISKLNPDGSSCREDRHQKGNTEAHQSVLPLKAESHGNGSSVGYRLLGDAADLASSIENGLSISTDMPDLTDSSSKKCQSSQGMPCYAPHLFFANSLLCNGEMKNEISHMKQFGNSEKSVSSSGSSPPTSNEGKNFTVHGLEQTVLDVKEAVSSIPKPYSCSGGDHLNWDLASTDGSRIPLKALSDLSGDYDNYFNSLQYGLRCYEYALIVPALPVPPAPPSPYHIKYSWEAAQLPSYMERNGFSHGSTNGVIPSQAFCTINPMLMHGMPYALEEMPKQRGTGTYFPNLDRPPQGYRPSVVKGRHQAGLRSPRTNGRATFTEMHTLERSFHEQPQSESSADQSNVHPLLSPHGRGHRSMTGLVLQAEGVVEFGSVGLVPLGTSISQKSRQNAVSSPTQQSSPVSPIPAMQRSNSVFSKDLDRVTFKSSYHLKDDDDFPPLSF, encoded by the exons ATGGGCCAGTATAGAGGATCTAAAGACGGCGGTTCAGTAAAGAAGCAGGAGATAGTATTACCATCGCCGTCGCCGTCGCCATCGATGTCCTTGTTGTCGTCTTCTTCATCAGATATATCGTCAAACGCAAATGTTTTGGATATTGGAGCTGAAAGTTGGGCGAAGGCGGAGAAAGTGACGGAGAACATTCTTCAGAAAGTCCAGCCCACTGCTGAATCGGACCACCGGAGACGAGCTGTAACTGACTATATTCAGAGGCTGTTCCGAAATTTTCTTGGTTGTGAG GTATTCCCTTACGGCTCTGTCCCATTAAAGACCTACCTTCCTGATGGAGATATTGATTTGACCACATTTGGTGGAACAAATTTTGAGGATGCTTTGGCTAATGATATGGTATCTATACTTGAAGCAGAAGATCAAAATAAGGCTGCTGAATTCATTGTTAAAGATGTGCAGTTGATTCGTGCTGAG GTTAAGCTTGTAAAATGCATTGTGCAGaacattgttgttgatatttCCTTAAACCAAATAGGCGGTCTTTGTACTCTCTGCTTTCTTGAGCAG GTTGATCGCCTCATTGGAAAAGATCATCTATTTAAGCGAAGCATTATCTTGATAAAAACTTGGTGCTATTATGAAAGCCGGATTCTTGGTGCTCATCACGGCTTGATTTCTACTTATGCCTTAGAAACTCTGGTTCTGTACATCTTTCACTTTTTTCACGCCACATTAGATGGCCCCTTAGCA GTTCTATATAAATTTTTGGACTACTTCAGCAAGTTTGATTGGGAAAACTATTGTGTTAGTCTTACTGGGCCTGTTCGCATATCCTCTTTACCAGAATCTGTTG CTGAGATGCCTGTAAGTAATGGTGGTGATTTACTGCTCAGCAATGATTTTGTTAGATATTGTCTTGAGATGTTTTCAGTGCCTCCTAAAGCTGGTGATTCGAATTCCCGGACATTTCTGCACAAGTATCTTAACATAATTGATCCTCTAAAGGAAACTAATAATCTTGGTCGGAGTGTTAGTAAAG GGAATTTCTACCGGATACGAAGTGCATTCAATTATGGGGCTACAAAGCTGGAAAGCATACTTCTACAATCCGAAGATAGTATTGCGGAGGAACTTTATAAGTTTTTCCCCAACACTATGGATCGGCATGATAGCGGAGAGAGGCCTGATGTTCAAGATCCGAGCAGTAGCTTCTGTCTTGCATCTCCTGCTCCAAATATTGAGCCATCACAAATAGAGCAGGGAAAATCTGAATTATGTTTTGCCAGTGATGGTGGAACACATAGAATTAGCAAGCTCAATCCTGATGGATCTTCTTgcagagaagatagacatcagaAGGGCAATACAGAGGCACATCAATCTGTGCTGCCGTTGAAGGCAGAGAGTCATGGAAACGGGAGCTCAGTGGGTTACCGTCTTTTGGGTGATGCAGCAGATCTTGCCAGCTCTATTGAGAATGGCCTTTCAATATCTACTGATATGCCTGATCTTACTGATTCAAGCAGCAAGAAGTGCCAATCAAGTCAGGGTATGCCTTGCTATGCACCTCATCTATTTTTTGCCAACTCCCTGTTGTGCAATGGGgagatgaaaaatgagatttcccATATGAAACAGTTTGGCAACTCTGAGAAGAGTGTTTCATCATCTGGGTCCTCGCCGCCTACCTCTAATGAGGGAAAGAATTTTACTGTCCATGGCTTGGAGCAGACTGTATTGGATGTTAAAGAAGCTGTCTCTTCTATTCCAAAACCATATAGTTGCTCTGGAGGAGATCATTTGAATTGGGATTTGGCATCAACAGATGGTTCCAGAATTCCTTTGAAAGCTTTGTCCGATCTAAGTGGGGACTACGACAATTACTTCAACAGTTTGCAGTATGGACTCAGGTGTTATGAATATGCCTTGATTGTTCCTGCTCTGCCTGTACCTCCAGCACCACCATCTCCATATCACATCAAGTACTCATGGGAAGCTGCTCAGCTGCCGTCATATATGGAAAGGAATGGATTTTCTCATGGGAGTACGAATGGTGTTATACCAAGTCAAGCATTCTGCACCATTAATCCAATGTTAATGCATGGTATGCCTTATGCCTTGGAAGAGATGCCAAAGCAACGGGGAACTGGGACATACTTCCCGAACTTG GATCGTCCTCCACAAGGTTATAGACCTTCAGTGGTGAAGGGTAGACATCAGGCAGGATTGAGATCTCCCCGAACTAATGGCCGCGCGACTTTCACAGAGATGCACACACTTGAGAGAAGCTTCCATGAGCAGCCGCAGTCTGAATCTTCTGCTGATCAGAGTAATGTCCATCCTTTATTGTCCCCTCATGGGAGGGGACACCGTAGCATGACTGGTCTGGTTTTACAGGCCGAGGGAGTGGTTGAATTTGGTTCTGTTGGCTTGGTGCCTTTGGGAACGAGCATATCTCAAAAGAGTAGGCAAAATGCTGTTTCTTCTCCTACTCAGCAGTCCAGCCCAGTATCTCCAATACCAGCAATGCAGAGGTCAAATTCTGTTTTTAGTAAGGATCTTGATAG GGTCACCTTCAAATCATCATACCATctaaaagatgatgatgatttcCCTCCTTTGTCTTTCTGA